In Gadus morhua chromosome 5, gadMor3.0, whole genome shotgun sequence, the genomic stretch TAGCAACAAAGGGACAACAGGAATGCAATGCATTCTGCACGTCCTTTGACTTGGTGTCAATATGACGCATCCGGTCAAAAGGTGCAGACAACTCTTCACAACAAAGGCGTTAGTTTGCATCTTTCTGCAATTGTTTCTTGATTAGATTCCTACTTGCAACCTTGTTTctataaaaacaacaacttggttTCACGTGTATGCAAATTTGAGAAAAGGGTATCCTCTGAACCTTGTTAATAACATAAACAATCATGCAAAAATCCCCTCACAGAATTAGGCAATCAAACAAAACCCCTGGTCGTAAATGACGAGAAACTGTTTCCACTCTTGTTGTTGCACACTTGAAGCTGTTGTTTTGATGATCCTATTGAGCAATAAAAGTAGAGCGAGCACTTCCCGTGGAAGTAAGCCATACAATACAAAATGGTAATTGATATGTTGGCGTCAACGCCAGCTTTGTTTCAAAATGCTTATTGTCCAGAAAAAATTGAATGGTTGAATTTTTAAGATTGATTGACCATCGGTATTGCATAAACAAAACTGTATTCGTTGAATGTAATACACACATCTACGAGGAACTTTGATGCAAAAGTAGTTCAAAGCTAAATAAAGTCCAGAAATAACTTAATTTCACGTTTGCATTTAGCGATAGAGAGGATATGGGGCCTAGTAGGGCAGTTTGGGTAAGAATAACCGCATCCCATGTAGTACAATGGGACTTACCCTGTCTAGCTTTCGACCTCTTATAGTTACCATCAGAAGGAAACGCTGGCAATTACCTGGACAGGAAGTCAACAGTGTGTCCGTTTCATTATAGTAAGCTGTTTCGGCGATTTATTTAGTTGATGAGTCCTTCAATAATCTGGACAAAAGTGCTTTCATTTACTCCGTTTCTCTTGCCTTTCTTCCACTACACCTCCCAAACGTCCTGTCTGCAATGCTTCTGTAGCACAAAAAAACGTTCTCCCGGGTCCTAGTGCCGACATTTGCTCACATTCGGGAGTGGCAAGCATGAGTcaagtcatcatcatcatgtcaATATTCAAAGAGGTGAAAACATTATTCTTTTCAAACGCAAATTTGTAAACGGGCAATTCTAGAATTTATAAATAAGTTAGATGACTTGTCATGACTAAATGACTGTGCTTTTCAGGTTATTAGAAAAAACTAATGCCAAGACATCAAACAATGACGAGAAATTAGTTAGATTAGGCTACATCATATTCATattacaacaaaaaataaataaatagagagaaagagagagagagcgagagcgagagagagagagagagagagagagagagagagagagagagagagagagagagagagagagagagagagagagagagagagagagagagagagagagaatagtataCTGTACCTATAACTATCCTGGAACTATTGAATACTCTGCAATGCTTTGCACGTTGGGGCCCAGTGCAGTTAAATAGCACAAAGTAGGCAACATAGTTCATATGTAGGCTATGTGAAagttacaaatatatatatagcctacaataaTATATCTATAAACAGTAATTAAGTAAGTACAATAATTCCCTCCAAGAATCTACTTGGGTCAAAGTATTTGAGTATTTGATATTAGTATAATAGGTATATAGTATCAAATTTGAATTAGGCCTACTCATTGACAGCTCTCCTCTTATTTTTGTATAAAATAATGTTGGTTaatgtttattaaaaatattgaaataacaaaactttttttgtgattgtatTGCTTTTATGAAAATCTTTGTAGATTGTCGTCCTACTAAAATAACTTCAGCACTTTCCAGAGTAAATGCCAAAGTAAATCCACTATGTTCCTTTACAACTACCATTACACATTGGTCAGTCATGTTCTAGTTAAACAGGTATGGTAAGCCTTAACTCAACATGAGGAGGGTTGAATAGCAGAAAAAATAGCTGTCAGGATATAAACACTGCTCCTTAGATCCTCACTAACATTTCCCATATTCTTTCAACAATAGTTTCTCTTTTTACAGAATATTTCCCAATATTattgattttttctttttatttgatgTTAACAATAAATTGTATCGAAGTTAATTATGAAACGTTGGGCATTTGACAATAGCTCATCTTGAGAAGCTTTTTTGACACCTGCTCTGCCCACCAACTTTCTCGTTTCCTTTGGTTAGACCCACTGAGCAAACCCCCCAGAGCACAGGTGGTGTGGTGCTGTGGCTATCAAGCTAGCGCGGCGagttaaaaacaacaaccaacaacacaaTCAAATAATAACAATGCAAAAATGTCCTCAAAAGAAGGAATCTGAAGACAGAACCAAGTTTGTTTTTCTATTCCAATCAACCAAGTAccaaatacatttgatttgatcatTTACTATTAACTATATTAACATGACAAATTATGATTATGCATGTGGCTTGTGTATATGCATACTTTACATTAcatatgtatattatgtatgtaAGTATGAATATAATTTATACTGTGTTGTACATTTGTATCGTATTTATCAGTGTCTCATCCCATATGGGCTGGCATATAAGGATACAGGACACTCAATAAaagcaatcaatcaatcaatcaatcaataatatAACACCTGTTGCAGGTGAAGTTGATTGAACCTGGTGAACAGAACATGTGTGCAGAAGGGGAGCTCCTCATCCCAGTATAAACGTCTGGCTCCAGTAAACAGGTCATTGCTGCGGCCGATCACTGGGAGGGCACCATTGGTCCAGTGGGAAGAGTGGTGTGTGGTACAACAGAAGCTGGGTTGCTGGCGGTCGGACTACACTGGAATGTGGGgccttttttgtttgtctgagatacagagagacagagagacagagagacaatgagtgagagagagggagagagagagagagagagagagagagagagagagagagagagagagagagagagagagatagcgaaagagagagagggagggatggaggggaagttagagagagcgacagagagcgtgagagatagatagagtgggagagagagagagagagagagagagagagagagagagagagagagagagagagagagagagagagagagagggcgagtggATCGggtggcggggggagggggatggtagaggggagggggggagaatgcCATTGATGATTGCAGACAGAAAGAATGAACCTCCAGGAAgtgttctctcgttctctccctcctccccctccaccacactcattctctttccttccctccctccctcccaatcacccccccctgcccctctctctcccccccatccctctctctccctctcttctctgtgtgtgtgtgagaacctTCAGCACGCTGAGCCTCTCTCTGAGGCCACCATCCCTGGGCACAACCACTGCTTTGTCTTGCCcctgtgtgaacacacacacacacacacacacacacacacacacacacacacacacacacacacacacacacacacacacacacacacacacacacacacacacacacacacacacacacacacacccttcctctGCCGGGCCGTCTGCGTTTGCCAGGCCAGGGAAACACAGGGCCACTGGTCCTATTCTTATCCACATAGTTGGtcctgtactgtgtgtgtggcatgcacatgtgtgtgtgtgtgtgtgtgtgtgtgtgtgtgtgtgtgtgtgtgtgtgtgtgtgcgtgcgtgcgtgcgtgtgggagtgTGCTGAATGGTAAACAGTTTTCATATGGCACAAACATCTGAAGCTCAGCATTCAGAACATCTCGTCCACTGGCTCTTTGTGATGATGAGAAGAACTATTTCCGAGGGCCCCCCTCTTCTGAACATCGTTTGTGTTTCGAACCACCGATCTAACAGCCCCCCATTAGCCCGCCTCACAGCGCGTGACAGTGAAGGATACGTCCTGTTCCACGacgaggaagaaggagaagaagaagaaggagaagaagagaaaaataaGTTTAGCTCGTACTTTTTGATTTGTTAACGGCCGTCGTGGAGAAAGGGCGCGGGGGTACGGATACCCACCCCTGGTGGTGTGATGGTGACAGCCAGACTAAAAATGGAATAAGGCCATAAGTGGATAAGAGTCCTCGGCGGTCGCCCCCTTCCAAGCCAGTGGCTGGCCGCCTCCCGTCACACTACTCATTCCCCTCTGTGTCGGGGGCCTTAAGGAGCTGCAAATGGCCCTTTCAAAACACACGACAGCTGGAACACAGGGCAAAGGTGACCAAGGCagttgggagggggagggatgtgtgtgtgtggttgtgtgtgtgtgtgtgtgtgtctgggtggttgtttgtgtgtgtgcgtgtgtgtgtgtgtttggaggctGCTTGGGAGGGGAtggtgcatgtctgtgtgtggttatgtgtgtgtgtgtgtgtgtttatgtttgtgtgtgtgtgtctgtgtgtgtgtgtttatgtgtgtgtgtgtgtgtgtgtgtgtgtgtgtgtgtgtgtgtgtgtgtgtgtgtgtgtgtgtgcgtgtgcgtgtgtgtgtgtgtgtggaggctggCTGGGTGGAAGGGGTGTGCTGCGTGTGTGGGGCACAAGACGAGCAGCTGCAACCTCAAGCCTCTGTTTCCCCGGCTGCACTGCCATCACAAATACTCACAATTATAGAGTAATATGTTTTGTGAATCTTCAAGGAGGAGCCAATGATAGTAACACAGGACTGAAATTTTTTAGAGTTAGAAGTAAGTAAAGATAACGGTTAAAGCCCGGAGATCATGTGTTGTAGATTAATCAACTGAATTATTTAATATAAGGGATCATcttcaaaataaacaaagtcCCTTTGAAATAATGATGAATACAAACGAAACATAACATAAATGACGCAATCCTATAGTTCTCATAAGACAAAACCTACAATATAATTCTGATAGCTCTTCTAAATATGTCAATGACAAGCCAACAGCAAGTCAATGAAACAACAATAGACTCCGCAAACTATTATTTAGCATGCCAAATTATTCATGGCAGGTGCTTTTTAAAAGAAGGTATTTGTGTTTCCCAAGGTGCTCTGCTACTTGCTGCCACTGTGTGAATCCGTGGAGTAGTACAGAACTTATTGTGGCCGGAACTATCGCGAGACTGTGCTATTATCAACCTGCTTGACACAGCGCTGAGTGCAGCTTGCCTGCTGCCAGCCAGGGTCGAACTGAAGCCCAAGAAACGACGGGAGAAGCGAACATCTGGCCTCACATCATGAAAAGACATCGGGACATATAGGCGAAAAAAAACAAGTATCGGAGAAATAATACATGTGAGTATGTTGTGCTCAACTATGGGAACCGAGAAAGCGAAAGTTGGGTTCGCGTTGGGTTGGCCAGCGGCAGTTGCAGTGAGTTCCTGTGCTCTTAAAAGGCTCCCGGCGGCAGCAATGCATTTCCCAACACGGACATGGTGCTCGTTTCACAGCCTCGTCCTTGCCTTTCTGCTGCCTTCTTATCTCAGTATGGTCCGGCTCCTTCGCTTTAAATGAACGAATTGTTGTGCTCGAAGTTCGCTACTTTTCGCTACGGTGTCGTTCCGGAATAATTGAGTTGAAAACCGATCTGTTCTAGACAGTTGGGATTTCTGCTTTTGCCGATTCAGAAGAGACTTATCGTCCCGGTGGTGCGCGTTTAAGTGCGTATAAAGAGCCCAGTTTCTTTATTTGACTTATTCGCGTCGGCTGCTGTGCGGCGGACTCGCTTTTCTTTTTAAGCTTATTTTTTTAGATTGTCAAAGTGACACAATGTTCCTTCTACGGCTACTTTATATACATCTGTTCGTGCTATAAGTTAaggtaaaatatatttttggtacTGGCGTCGCTGACCATAACATATGGCATAAAGAGCAGCACAGCTGGAGGTACCGTTTCCATTGCAGTGATGTCAGAGCAGCTGACTCCACAGCTTGCAGTGTAATTAGCAAACAGAGCAGCAGTttactcactctctcctctggcTTTTTCTTAACCTTGCCCCCGATGGGCGACTGGTAGTTTTCTATTCCAAGCTCTGCCTTTCTATGATTtcagttgtttgtgtgcatatgtgggaACAGTTGTACATGATTGTGCATTGTGTGACGAGCAGTTAGTTTAAAGACAGATCGTGATGTTTTAAACGCAGAAACGTGCGTGTGGCGCTGATCGGATGGTCCATCAGTTTATAGGAGAAGCGCACAAAGTAGGGCTCACCCACCGGGATGCTTTTTGGAATATTTGGAAACAGAACTGGTGACAGAATGATACAAGGTCAGACGAGCGAATATTATAGTAGGTAAACTATTCGCTATTCACAGATAAATTAAGAttgcctttttttgtttgtggcTATATTTTGTAAATGATTGAACCAAATGACGATGATGAATATACGTTGAACTTATGATAAAACTATTTTCTtcgattgaaaaaaaaaaagacgtttATTTCACGTTTTATGTTATATAGTTGATAAAGTATTGACGTGTACTTATTTCAACTTTTTACtattgttcaacaaaataataggTTGACGGTTCGCATCGTTTGGTTTCGGGGGGATAATGACCTCGTCGTTTGGTCGCTAATGCCCGTTCGTTGCTACCTCCGCGACACCCTCTCAAACACCTGCATTGCATTTATACACTATCCTGTTTTTCCTGTTCCCACCAGGTTATGAAGGTAGAATGGAGTTCCCACACCATAGCCGCCAGTTGCTGCAGTGTCTGAGTCAGCAGCGTCACCAAGGTTTCCTCTGTGACTGCACTGTTCTCGTCGGGGAGGCTCGATTCAAAGCGCACAGGGCCGTGCTGGCCTCATGCAGCATGTACTTCCACCTCTTCTACAGGGACCAGCTAGACAAAAGGGACGTTGTGCATCTGAACAGTGACATTGTGACAGCGCCGGCTTTCAGCCTGCTCCTTGAATTTATGTATGAGGGGAAGCTGGAATTCAGCACTCTGCCCGTGGAGGACGTGTTGGCCGCCGCCAGCTACCTCCACATGTACGACATCGTCAAAGTGTGCAAGGGCAAGCTGAAAGATAAAGAAGTGTCCCCGCTGGATGAGAGGACGGCCGAGGGCCCCGGCCTGCGCCTGGCGCTGGGCGGCGCGGGGGACAGGGAGAGCTCCTCGGACGGGGAGCAGGCCGGCAAGCAGCTTGTCCGGCGACAGCCCCCCGCGCCGGCCCCCGGCCATCACAGGCCTCCCCCCGCCGAGGACTCTGACACGGACAGCAAAGTGGGGCTGGCTGTCACCCTGTGTGATCGCCCTGTGCAGAGCAGGCAGAAGGCCAACGGTCAGTCCGGCCGGTCCCCGGACCTTGTAGGTGTCAATTATGTGTCGGCAGAGGCCGAGGCCTGTGTCCAAACAGCTGGAAAAACAAAAGCTGATGTCAGTAGCCGCGCCGTATCCCTGTCCCAGAGGTCCCTGGCTTCGGATGACATGGACTGCGCGCTGGATTTGTCTTTCAAGCCACCGTCTAGCAGGGATCCCTTCCACCCCTCCTACGTCGCGGGACAGCTGGCCCTCGACAGCCAGCAGCAGGGCACTGAGCCACTTGTTAAAGACGAACACGACTTGCTGTCAGAGCAGGAGGACAGTGAGCCGATGAGCCCGGAGAGCCAGCGCTTTGGGAATAGTGCCAGGAGCTCGGTGGTGACAGGGTTCGCTGCCCTCTTCCCGGGCAACAACGGCTCCACAGCCGCCCTGCTCTCCCGGGGGGAGGACCTGAtgatggggggggaggaggaggaggaggacgaggaggaggagggggggagacgggggcgccgccgcccccccggccaccaccacccccaacaccaccaccaccgcgggGGCAGGGAGGGCGCCCCCggccgggagggggaggggagggggaggggcgcgCTGCTGGCaggggacagtgaggaggaggacgaggacgaggacctGGCCTCCTCGGACATCTCCACGTCCAGcggcgtgctgctgctgcccccggcggcggcggtggcggcggcggcggcggcggccggccaGCAGGTCTGCGTGTGCCCTCTGTGCAGCAAGGTGTTCGCCAGCCCCCACGTGCTGCAGCTGCACCTCAGCTCGCACTTCCGCGAGAAGGACGGCACGCGGGCCAAGCTGTCGCCCGACGGCTCGGTGCCCACCTGCTCGCAGTGCGGCAAGACCTTCTCCTGCATGTACACGCTGAAGCGCCACGAGCGCACACACTCGGGCGAGAAGCCGTACACGTGCGGCCAGTGCGGCAAGAGCTTCCAGTACTCTCACAACCTGAGCCGCCACGCGGTGGTGCACACGCGGGAGAAGCCGCACGCGTGCAAGTGGTGCGAGCGGCGCTTCACGCAGTCGGGGGACCTCTACCGCCACATCAGGAAGTTCCACTGCGTCCTCACCAAGACCCTATCGACTATCGGATAAAAACTAAACAAActcacagacagagaaacactctTCACTGGTGCCATGGCAGGAGAGACACACCAGGATGTGTCTCTTCTTGCACtgcttactactactactactactactattactactacgactactactactgatttatgttttatttgttttctttctttcgtgtG encodes the following:
- the zbtb42 gene encoding zinc finger and BTB domain-containing protein 18.2 — translated: MEFPHHSRQLLQCLSQQRHQGFLCDCTVLVGEARFKAHRAVLASCSMYFHLFYRDQLDKRDVVHLNSDIVTAPAFSLLLEFMYEGKLEFSTLPVEDVLAAASYLHMYDIVKVCKGKLKDKEVSPLDERTAEGPGLRLALGGAGDRESSSDGEQAGKQLVRRQPPAPAPGHHRPPPAEDSDTDSKVGLAVTLCDRPVQSRQKANGQSGRSPDLVGVNYVSAEAEACVQTAGKTKADVSSRAVSLSQRSLASDDMDCALDLSFKPPSSRDPFHPSYVAGQLALDSQQQGTEPLVKDEHDLLSEQEDSEPMSPESQRFGNSARSSVVTGFAALFPGNNGSTAALLSRGEDLMMGGEEEEEDEEEEGGRRGRRRPPGHHHPQHHHHRGGREGAPGREGEGRGRGALLAGDSEEEDEDEDLASSDISTSSGVLLLPPAAAVAAAAAAAGQQVCVCPLCSKVFASPHVLQLHLSSHFREKDGTRAKLSPDGSVPTCSQCGKTFSCMYTLKRHERTHSGEKPYTCGQCGKSFQYSHNLSRHAVVHTREKPHACKWCERRFTQSGDLYRHIRKFHCVLTKTLSTIG